In Brachybacterium saurashtrense, the genomic stretch CCACACGCCGTCCTCGTAGGTGGATTCGGTCTCCCAGCTCTGTCCGAAGGCGCTCGGGTCCGTGCTGAGGGACCGGAGACGGATCTCGCGCACGAGCGACCAGTCGTCGTCGTGGGCGCGGATGATGTCGGCCATGGGTGTCCTCCTGAGCCGTCGTTGCGTGGGAACGGGCCGCAGGCCCGTGGCGGTCATGCTCGCGCGTTGCCGCAGGCACCGCATGCACTCACGATCCAGTGTACGTTCCCGAGCGGTTCGGTGCTCACACCCGGCCGGACGTTGACACAATGGCGGGATGGACCCTGTGCGAGTGCTGACCGTGTGCACCGGCAATGTGTGCCGCTCCCCGGCGGCGGCCGTGATGCTGCGCGCCGCGCTCGAGGAAGAGGGCCTCGGCGCACGCGTCGAGGTGGGCTCCGCGGGAACCAGCTGGGAGGCCGAGGGCATGCCGATGGACGACCGCACGGAGCTGGCGCTCGAGTGCGCCGGCTACGCGCGCCCCTTCGTGCACACCGCACGCACCACTCACCTCACCGATCTGCTCACCTGGGACCTGGTGCTGCCGATGACGGCCGATCACGCCCAGCGCCTGGCCAGGATGGTGGACCAGGCGCCCGACGGGGCCGCGGTGCCGGAGA encodes the following:
- a CDS encoding protein tyrosine phosphatase, with the translated sequence MDPVRVLTVCTGNVCRSPAAAVMLRAALEEEGLGARVEVGSAGTSWEAEGMPMDDRTELALECAGYARPFVHTARTTHLTDLLTWDLVLPMTADHAQRLARMVDQAPDGAAVPEIRMWRRFEPGVPADAKPTEISVEDPWYEGQNAFDRTIRRMRRSVPGIVVRVRELLDER